The following coding sequences lie in one Oryza brachyantha chromosome 10, ObraRS2, whole genome shotgun sequence genomic window:
- the LOC102700559 gene encoding cytochrome P450 89A2-like, whose translation MELTWLLLLATLILSTALIFFFHGKIGGSAAGGKKSHCLPPGPAAVPVIGNWLWVTNSGMDIMRAVRRLHARHGPLLGLRMGSRLEVIVADRRLAHAALVESGAAMADRPEFATRGLLGLETATISNTSYGPLWRLFRRNFVAEVAHPARLRQFAPARAAVLAELTEKLRRRHEDGGGGGGTIMETFQHSMFFLLVAMCFGELLDERAVRDIAATQRELLIYSSKKLRVFAFLPAVTTRLFAGRMKAMLAMRLRLKAMFMPLIDARRQRKNNTPPRQEKATTLPHSYVDTLLGLSINDGGKGGERALTDDEMVALCSEFLNGGTDTTSTALQWIMAELVKNPGIQDKLHDEIKAVTAADSGDGGSRRRQVSEDDVHRMPYLKAVVLEGLRRHPPGHFVLPHAPAEDMELGGYTIPKGTLVNFTVADISMDEKTWERPREFVPERFMPGGDGEGVDITGTREIKMMPFGAGRRICPGLGVATLHLEYFVANMVAAFEWLPEGEGEAVDVDGEKLEFTVVMEKPLRARIVPRAPALSLSE comes from the coding sequence ATGGAGCTCACATGGCTTCTACTCCTAGCTACtctcatcctctccaccgctctcatcttcttcttccatggCAAGATCGGCGgtagcgccgccggcggcaagaAGAGCCACTGCCTGCCACCGGGgccggccgccgtgccggTGATCGGCAACTGGCTGTGGGTGACGAACTCCGGGATGGACATCATgcgcgccgtgcgccgcctccACGCGCGCCATGGGCCTCTGCTCGGGCTCCGGATGGGCTCCCGGCTTGAGGTCATCGTGGCCGACCGGCGGCTCGCCCACGCGGCGCTCGTCGAGAgcggcgccgccatggccgaccGCCCGGAGTTCGCAACGCGTGGCCTCCTCGGACTTGAGACCGCCACCATCTCGAACACCAGCTATGGCCCGCTGTGGCGTCTCTTCCGGCGCAACTTCGTCGCCGAGGTCGCGCACCCTGCTCGCCTCCGGCAGTtcgcgccggcgagggcggcggtgcTCGCCGAGCTCACGGAAAAGCTGCGTCGCCGGCatgaggacggcggcggcggcggcggcaccatCATGGAGACGTTCCAGCACTCCatgttcttcctcctcgtgGCCATGTGCTTCGGCGAGCTGCTCGACGAGCGCGCCGTGCGCGACATCGCCGCCACGCAGCGTGAGCTGCTGATCTACTCCTCGAAGAAGCTCAGGGTCTTCGCCTTCCTCCCGGCCGTCACGACGCGCCTCTTCGCCGGCCGCATGAAGGCCATGCTCGCCATGCGCCTCCGGCTGAAGGCCATGTTCATGCCGCTGATCGACGCGCGCAGGCAGCGCAAGAACAACACACCACCACGGCAGGAGAAGGCCACGACGCTGCCGCACTCGTACGTCGACACGCTGCTCGGCCTCAGCATCAACGACGGCGGCAagggcggcgagcgcgcgctCACCGACGACGAGATGGTCGCGCTGTGCTCCGAGTTCCTCAACGGCGGGACGGACACCACCTCGACGGCGCTCCAGTGGATCATGGCAGAGCTCGTCAAGAACCCGGGCATCCAGGACAAGCTCCACGACGAGATCAAGgcggtcaccgccgccgactccggcgacggaggaagccgccgccgtcaggTCTCCGAGGACGACGTGCACAGGATGCCGTACCTGAAGGCCGTGGTCCTCGAGGGTCTCCGGCGCCACCCGCCTGGGCACTTCGTGCTGCCGCACGCGCCGGCGGAGGACATGGAGCTCGGCGGGTACACGATCCCCAAGGGCACGCTGGTGAACTTCACGGTGGCCGACATTAGCATGGACGAGAAGACGTGGGAGCGGCCGAGGGAGTTCGTGCCGGAGCGGTTCATgccgggcggcgacggcgagggggtgGACATCACCGGCACGAGGGAGATCAAGATGATGCCGTTCGGCGCCGGGAGGAGGATCTGCCCGGGGCTCGGCGTCGCCACGCTGCACCTCGAGTACTTCGTCGCCAACATGGTGGCGGCGTTCGAGTGGCTgccggagggggagggggaggcggtggacgtcgacggcgagaaGCTTGAGTTCACCGTCGTCATGGAGAAGCCGCTCCGGGCGCGTATCGTGCCAAGAGCGCCAGCGTTGTCACTGTCTGAGTGA